A section of the Malania oleifera isolate guangnan ecotype guangnan chromosome 2, ASM2987363v1, whole genome shotgun sequence genome encodes:
- the LOC131147629 gene encoding ribulose bisphosphate carboxylase/oxygenase activase, chloroplastic-like: protein MATTVSAVGAVNCSHLGLNSSGSGALAPSSAFLGSSLKKVTSRFTNPKVTSGSFKVVAEVDEDKQTNKDKWKGLAFDTSDDQQDITRGKGMVDSLFQAPMGTGTHHAVLSSYEYISTGLRQYLDNNMDGFYIAPSFMDKLVVHITKNYMTLPNIKVPLILGIWGGKGQGKSFQCELVFAKMGINPIMMSAGELESGNAGEPAKLIRQRYREAADIIKKGKMCCLFINDLDAGAGRLGGTTQYTVNNQMVNATLMNIADNPTSVQLPGMYNKEENPRVPIIVTGNDFSTLYAPLIRDGRMEKFYWAPTREDRIGVCTGIFRSDNVPQEDIVKIVDTFPGQSIDFFGALRARVYDDEVRKWISGVGVQGIGKRLVNSKEGPPTFEQPKMTVEKLLEYGDMLVQEQENVKRVQLADKYLSEAALGDANQDAMKSGSFYGKAAQQVNVPVPEGCTDPSASNFDPTARSDNGSCQY from the exons ATGGCTACAACTGTTTCAGCTGTTGGAGCTGTCAACTGCTCACAT TTGGGCTTGAACAGCTCTGGTTCTGGTGCTTTGGCCCCGAGCTCAGCTTTCTTGGGCAGCAGTTTGAAGAAGGTGACCTCTAGATTTACCAACCCGAAGGTCACGTCTGGAAGCTTTAAGGTTGTTGCTGAAGTTGATGAAGACAAGCAAACCAATAAGGACAAATGGAAAGGCCTTGCCTTTGACACTTCTGATGACCAGCAGGACATCACCAGAGGGAAGGGAATGGTTGATTCTCTCTTCCAAGCTCCCATGGGCACTGGAACCCACCACGCTGTTTTGAGCTCATATGAATACATCAGCACTGGACTTCGCCA ATACTTGGACAACAATATGGATGGGTTTTACATAGCTCCATCTTTCATGGACAAGCTAGTGGTACACATCACCAAAAACTACATGACCCTTCCTAACATCAAG GTTCCTCTCATTCTGGGTATTTGGGGAGGCAAGGGTCAAGGGAAATCTTTCCAGTGTGAGCTCGTCTTTGCCAAGATGGGAATCAA CCCCATCATGATGAGCGCGGGAGAACTGGAAAGTGGGAATGCAGGAGAGCCTGCAAAACTGATCAGACAACGGTACCGTGAGGCTGCTGACATAATCAAGAAGGGAAAAATGTGCTGCCTCTTCATCAATGACCTTGACGCTGGAGCTGGTAGGCTTGGTGGAACCACACAATACACTGTCAACAACCAGATGGTTAATGCAACTCTTATGAACATTGCTGATAACCCCACAAGTGTCCAGCTCCCTGGTATGTACAACAAAGAGGAGAATCCCCGTGTTCCCATCATAGTCACTGGCAATGACTTCTCTACACTGTATGCCCCCCTCATTCGTGATGGTCGGATGGAGAAATTCTACTGGGCTCCAACTCGAGAGGACCGGATTGGTGTTTGCACTGGTATTTTCAGGAGCGACAATGTACCCCAGGAGGATATTGTAAAGATTGTAGACACCTTCCCCGGCCAGTCTATTG ACTTCTTTGGTGCCCTCAGAGCTCGGGTATATGATGATGAGGTTAGGAAATGGATATCGGGTGTCGGAGTCCAGGGTATTGGGAAGAGGCTTGTGAACTCAAAGGAGGGTCCCCCAACTTTTGAGCAGCCCAAAATGACTGTAGAGAAGCTCCTTGAGTACGGCGACATGCTTGTCCAGGAACAGGAGAATGTGAAGAGAGTTCAATTGGCTGATAAATACCTGAGCGAGGCAGCTCTCGGAGATGCTAACCAGGATGCCATGAAGAGTGGAAGTTTCTACG GGAAGGCAGCCCAGCAAGTTAATGTTCCTGTCCCTGAGGGTTGCACCGACCCCTCCGCTTCGAATTTCGACCCAACGGCGAGGAGCGATAATGGGAGCTGTCAGTATTAA